The following coding sequences are from one Streptomyces sp. NBC_00536 window:
- a CDS encoding CHAD domain-containing protein: protein MAQQNHDLTAGTATAGDVLGAYLRSQATAFLRGLRLHEASGADADGGSEAARGLRGAARRIGGSLATFRSVTETSWADGLRTELVWLSSTLADEHAYGARLTRLLDALHRLSGAPEVPAPRGASGAGALTVGSARAAALLERQLTLARTRAHTATLQALGSSRFHAVADAVAVLASEVPLNAVAARGAVADVLVPLAALAESRLTSAVTALPLTRAARPYNADALIDNSHQDAPWHEVRRLLRVHRYAREALGEDVTRLAAACEALDRHRDAAEAAAASATAARTPRIAPATAYALGVLHADQRHEVEASRFTFHHLWLPTPV, encoded by the coding sequence GTGGCTCAGCAAAACCATGACCTGACAGCGGGTACGGCGACGGCGGGCGATGTCCTCGGCGCCTATCTGCGCTCGCAGGCCACCGCTTTCCTGCGCGGGCTGCGCCTGCACGAGGCGAGCGGGGCCGACGCGGACGGGGGAAGCGAAGCGGCGCGCGGCCTGCGGGGGGCCGCGCGCCGCATCGGGGGATCCCTGGCCACCTTCCGCTCGGTCACCGAAACCTCCTGGGCGGACGGCCTGCGCACCGAACTGGTGTGGCTGTCCTCGACCCTGGCCGACGAACACGCCTACGGGGCCCGGCTGACCCGGCTCCTGGACGCGCTGCACCGGCTGTCGGGCGCCCCGGAGGTCCCCGCGCCGCGCGGCGCGTCCGGCGCGGGCGCGCTCACCGTGGGCTCGGCCCGCGCGGCCGCCCTGCTGGAACGCCAGCTGACCCTGGCCCGTACGAGGGCCCACACGGCCACCCTCCAGGCGCTCGGGTCGTCCCGCTTCCACGCGGTCGCCGACGCGGTGGCCGTCCTGGCCTCCGAGGTCCCGCTGAACGCGGTGGCCGCGCGGGGCGCCGTCGCGGACGTCCTGGTCCCCCTGGCCGCCCTGGCCGAGTCCCGGCTGACCTCTGCCGTGACGGCCCTCCCCCTGACCCGGGCCGCCCGGCCGTACAACGCCGACGCGCTCATCGACAACTCGCACCAGGACGCGCCCTGGCACGAGGTACGCCGCCTGCTGCGCGTGCACCGCTACGCGCGGGAGGCTCTCGGCGAGGACGTGACCCGGCTCGCGGCGGCGTGCGAAGCCCTGGACCGGCACCGGGACGCGGCCGAAGCCGCGGCCGCCTCCGCGACGGCCGCCCGCACCCCCCGCATCGCCCCCGCCACCGCCTACGCCCTGGGCGTCCTCCACGCCGACCAACGCCACGAGGTGGAAGCCTCCCGCTTCACCTTCCACCACCTCTGGCTCCCCACCCCGGTCTAA
- a CDS encoding RNA degradosome polyphosphate kinase gives MSHKPGVSPTEVPVQHSQAERHARLGSIAAHRPHVDLEPDLDADLDAYEFKDDGELPAGRFLDRERSWLAFNERVLELAEDPATPLLERANFLAIFASNLDEFFMVRVAGLKRRIATGVATRSASGLQPREVLDLIWTRSRELMARHAACYQQDVAPQLAEEGIHLIRWHDLTEKEQARLFTLFRNQIFPVLTPLAVDPAHPFPYISGLSLNLAVVVRNPVSGHRHFARVKIPPLLSRFLEASPQRYVPLEDVIAAHLEELFPGMEVLAQHKFRVTRNEDLEVEEDDAENLLQALEKELMRRRFGPPVRLEVEESIDAGVLDLLVQELKISAAEVYPLPGPLDLTGLFGVASLDRPELKYPKFIAGTHRDLAEVESASAPDIFAALRERDVLLHHPYDSFSTSVQAFLEQAAADPDVLAIKQTLYRTSGDSPIVDALIDAAESGKQVLVLVEIKARFDEQANIKWARKLEESGCHVVYGLVGLKTHCKLSLVVRQEGETLRRYAHVGTGNYHPKTARLYEDLGLLTADPQVGADLSDLFNRLSGYSRRETYRRLLTAPKSLRDGLVSRIDKETAHAKAGRPAYVRLKLNSIVDEALIDALYRASQAGVPVDIWVRGICAVRPGVTGLSENIRVRSILGRFLEHSRVFAFANGGEPEVFIGSADMMHRNLDRRIEALVRVTDPAHRAALDRLLETGMSDATSSWHLGPDGDWTRHCTDAEGQPLRHVQEMLIDARRRRRGSAKP, from the coding sequence ATGAGCCACAAGCCCGGCGTCAGCCCCACCGAGGTCCCCGTCCAGCACTCCCAGGCCGAGCGGCACGCACGACTGGGGTCCATAGCCGCGCACCGGCCGCACGTGGACCTCGAACCCGACCTCGACGCGGATCTCGACGCGTACGAGTTCAAGGACGACGGCGAGCTGCCCGCCGGACGCTTCCTCGACCGCGAGCGCAGCTGGCTCGCCTTCAACGAGCGGGTGCTCGAACTCGCCGAGGACCCGGCGACCCCGCTCCTGGAGCGCGCCAACTTCCTCGCGATCTTCGCGAGCAACCTCGACGAGTTCTTCATGGTCCGGGTGGCCGGCCTCAAACGGCGCATCGCGACCGGCGTCGCCACCCGTTCGGCCTCCGGCCTCCAGCCCCGTGAGGTCCTCGACCTCATCTGGACCCGCTCGCGCGAACTCATGGCCCGCCACGCCGCCTGCTACCAGCAGGACGTGGCCCCCCAGCTCGCCGAAGAGGGCATCCACCTCATCCGCTGGCACGACCTCACCGAGAAGGAGCAGGCGCGCCTCTTCACCCTGTTCCGCAACCAGATCTTCCCGGTGCTCACCCCGCTGGCCGTGGACCCCGCGCACCCCTTCCCGTACATCTCCGGGCTCTCGCTCAACCTCGCCGTCGTCGTCCGCAACCCCGTCAGCGGCCACCGCCACTTCGCGCGCGTCAAGATCCCGCCGCTCCTCTCCCGCTTCCTGGAAGCCTCCCCGCAGCGCTACGTCCCGCTGGAGGACGTCATCGCCGCGCACCTGGAGGAGCTGTTCCCCGGCATGGAGGTGCTCGCGCAGCACAAGTTCCGGGTGACCCGCAACGAGGACCTGGAAGTGGAGGAGGACGACGCCGAGAACCTCCTCCAGGCCCTGGAGAAGGAACTCATGCGGCGCCGCTTCGGCCCGCCCGTGCGCCTGGAGGTCGAGGAGTCCATCGACGCGGGCGTACTGGACCTGCTCGTCCAGGAGCTGAAGATCTCCGCGGCCGAGGTGTACCCGCTGCCCGGGCCGCTCGACCTCACCGGGCTCTTCGGCGTGGCCTCGCTGGACCGGCCCGAGCTGAAGTACCCCAAGTTCATCGCCGGGACCCACCGCGACCTCGCCGAGGTCGAATCGGCCTCGGCGCCGGACATCTTCGCCGCCCTGCGCGAACGCGACGTGCTCCTGCACCACCCGTACGACTCGTTCTCCACCTCCGTGCAGGCCTTCCTGGAGCAGGCCGCGGCCGACCCGGACGTCCTCGCGATCAAGCAGACGCTGTACCGGACCTCCGGCGACTCCCCGATCGTCGACGCCCTCATAGACGCCGCCGAATCCGGCAAGCAGGTCCTCGTACTCGTCGAGATCAAGGCCCGCTTCGACGAGCAGGCCAACATCAAATGGGCGCGCAAGCTGGAGGAGTCCGGCTGCCACGTCGTCTACGGCCTGGTCGGCCTCAAGACGCACTGCAAGCTCTCCCTCGTGGTCCGCCAGGAAGGCGAGACGCTGCGCCGCTACGCGCACGTCGGCACCGGCAACTACCACCCCAAGACCGCCCGGCTCTACGAGGACCTCGGCCTGCTCACCGCGGACCCGCAGGTCGGCGCGGACCTCTCCGACCTCTTCAACCGGCTGTCCGGCTACTCGCGCCGCGAGACCTACCGCCGGCTGCTGACCGCACCCAAATCGCTGCGCGACGGCCTGGTCTCCCGCATCGACAAGGAGACCGCCCACGCGAAGGCGGGCCGCCCGGCCTACGTGCGGCTCAAGCTCAATTCGATCGTCGACGAGGCCCTGATCGACGCGCTCTACCGGGCCTCGCAGGCGGGCGTACCGGTGGACATCTGGGTGCGCGGCATCTGCGCCGTGCGCCCCGGCGTCACCGGGCTCTCGGAGAACATCCGGGTCCGCTCCATCCTCGGCCGCTTCCTCGAACACTCCCGGGTCTTCGCCTTCGCCAACGGCGGCGAACCCGAGGTGTTCATCGGCAGCGCCGACATGATGCACCGCAACCTCGACCGCCGCATCGAGGCCCTGGTCAGAGTCACCGACCCGGCCCACCGCGCGGCCCTGGACCGGCTGCTGGAGACCGGCATGTCCGATGCCACCTCCTCCTGGCACCTGGGGCCGGACGGGGACTGGACCCGGCACTGCACGGATGCCGAGGGGCAGCCGCTGCGGCACGTACAGGAGATGCTCATAGACGCCCGGAGGCGCCGGCGTGGCTCAGCAAAACCATGA
- the mshD gene encoding mycothiol synthase: MTDAAAALEPGRQIETLDELTEEQADAVLALIEDAARTDGTTAVSEQGRLQLRGGRRAGIRHLLLTADGRLTGYAQLEDTDPVEAPAAELLVHPALRGRGHGRALGQALLAASGKRIRVWAHGGRSAARHLAQVLGLTLFRELRQLRRPLGPDAAPLPEPVLPAGVTVRTFVPGADDAAWLAANAAAFAHHPEQGSLVQRDLDDRIAQPWFDPKGFFLAERDGQLVGFHWTKIHAEQQLGEVYVLGVRPGAQGGGLGKALTAIGLRHLAASGLPTAMLYVDADNPAALAVYEGLGFATHEVDLMYRTES; encoded by the coding sequence ATGACTGACGCAGCAGCGGCCCTGGAGCCGGGACGGCAGATTGAGACCCTCGACGAACTGACGGAGGAACAGGCCGACGCCGTACTTGCGCTGATCGAGGACGCAGCCCGTACGGACGGCACCACCGCCGTGTCCGAGCAGGGACGGCTCCAGCTGCGCGGCGGCCGCCGCGCCGGGATCCGGCACCTGCTGCTCACCGCGGACGGGCGGCTGACCGGATACGCGCAACTGGAGGACACCGACCCGGTGGAGGCGCCCGCCGCCGAACTCCTCGTGCACCCCGCGCTGCGCGGCCGCGGCCACGGCCGGGCGCTGGGCCAGGCCCTGCTCGCCGCCTCCGGCAAGCGGATCCGGGTGTGGGCGCACGGCGGCCGCTCCGCCGCCCGCCACCTCGCCCAGGTCCTCGGCCTGACCCTCTTCCGCGAGCTGCGCCAGCTCCGCCGCCCGCTCGGCCCGGATGCGGCCCCGCTGCCCGAGCCGGTCCTGCCCGCGGGGGTGACCGTACGCACCTTCGTGCCCGGCGCCGACGACGCGGCCTGGCTCGCGGCGAACGCGGCGGCCTTCGCCCACCACCCGGAGCAGGGCTCGCTGGTCCAGCGGGACCTCGACGACCGGATCGCGCAGCCCTGGTTCGACCCGAAGGGCTTCTTCCTCGCCGAACGCGACGGGCAGCTCGTCGGCTTCCACTGGACCAAGATCCACGCCGAGCAGCAGCTCGGCGAGGTGTACGTCCTCGGCGTCCGGCCCGGCGCCCAGGGCGGCGGCCTCGGCAAGGCGCTCACCGCCATCGGACTGCGCCATCTGGCCGCGTCCGGACTCCCCACCGCCATGCTCTACGTGGACGCCGACAACCCGGCGGCCCTCGCCGTCTACGAGGGCCTCGGCTTCGCCACCCACGAGGTGGACCTGATGTACCGCACCGAGAGCTGA
- a CDS encoding bifunctional metallophosphatase/5'-nucleotidase, with amino-acid sequence MSATPQRHRRARRLTFAALALTAGAGAMVAAALPAGAASGHGAGPGRTVDVQMLSFNDFHGTLEPPQGSSGNVSERQADGSTKAIPAGGVEYLATSLREARKGHEYSVTAAAGDMIGASPLLSGLFHDEPTIEAMNKLGLDVTSVGNHEFDEGKTELRRMAYGGCHPVDGCYEQGKEFTGAEFKYLAANVTDEKTKRPLMSPTFIWKKGDVKIGFIGVTLEGTPDVVTADGVKGLKFGDEVETINKYADELNKQGVKSIVALIHEGGLPASGAYNYDCNTPGAGAGISGAIVDIAKNVDPKVDALVTGHTHQAYACNIPDPAGNPRMVTSAASYGRVFTDTTLTYDRQTKDIVRTPLLAPKPVNKIVSRDQAKAADMSELIQRWNTLAAPIAGRPQGFISADIAGRGSEKFEKPLGDVIADAQLEALAPADKGGAQLAIMNPGGIRADLAYKASGAEGDGVVTYGESYTVQPFTNMMNVVDLTGAQLITALQQQVSGPVNGPNPKILQISKGLTYTLDTTKTGADRIVVDSVKLNGAAIDPAKTYRVAMNEFLAGGGDGFTVLKEHKNKLVGASDLDCFNAYLANHSSATAPLAPPVADRITVVQ; translated from the coding sequence ATGTCAGCGACGCCACAACGGCACCGCCGAGCCCGCCGGTTGACCTTCGCCGCCCTCGCCCTCACCGCGGGGGCGGGTGCCATGGTCGCCGCCGCCCTCCCGGCCGGGGCCGCCAGTGGCCACGGTGCCGGCCCGGGCCGGACCGTCGACGTGCAGATGCTGTCCTTCAACGACTTCCACGGCACGCTGGAGCCCCCGCAGGGCTCCTCGGGCAACGTGAGCGAGCGTCAGGCGGACGGCAGCACCAAGGCCATACCGGCGGGCGGTGTCGAGTACCTCGCCACCAGCCTGCGCGAGGCCCGCAAGGGGCACGAGTACTCCGTCACCGCCGCCGCCGGTGACATGATCGGCGCGAGCCCGCTGCTGTCGGGGCTCTTCCACGACGAGCCGACCATCGAAGCGATGAACAAGCTCGGCCTGGACGTCACCAGCGTCGGCAACCACGAGTTCGACGAGGGCAAGACCGAGCTGCGCCGCATGGCGTACGGCGGCTGCCACCCGGTCGACGGCTGCTACGAGCAGGGCAAGGAATTCACGGGCGCCGAGTTCAAGTACCTCGCGGCGAACGTGACGGACGAGAAGACCAAGCGTCCGCTGATGTCTCCCACCTTCATCTGGAAGAAGGGGGACGTGAAGATCGGTTTCATCGGCGTCACCCTGGAGGGCACCCCGGACGTCGTGACGGCCGATGGGGTCAAGGGCCTCAAGTTCGGTGACGAGGTCGAGACGATCAACAAGTACGCCGACGAGCTGAACAAGCAGGGCGTCAAGTCGATCGTCGCGCTGATCCACGAGGGCGGCCTGCCCGCTAGCGGCGCCTACAACTACGACTGCAACACCCCGGGCGCGGGCGCGGGCATCTCGGGCGCGATCGTGGACATCGCCAAGAACGTGGACCCGAAGGTCGACGCCCTGGTGACCGGCCACACGCACCAGGCGTACGCGTGCAACATCCCCGACCCGGCGGGCAACCCGCGCATGGTCACCTCGGCCGCCTCCTACGGCCGCGTGTTCACGGACACCACGCTGACCTACGACCGGCAGACCAAGGACATCGTCCGTACGCCGCTCCTCGCGCCCAAGCCGGTCAACAAGATCGTCTCCCGCGACCAGGCCAAGGCCGCGGACATGAGCGAGCTGATCCAGCGCTGGAACACCCTCGCGGCGCCGATCGCCGGCCGCCCGCAGGGCTTCATCTCGGCGGACATCGCGGGCCGCGGCTCGGAGAAGTTCGAGAAGCCGCTCGGTGACGTGATCGCCGACGCGCAGCTGGAGGCGCTGGCCCCGGCCGACAAGGGCGGTGCGCAGCTGGCCATCATGAACCCGGGCGGCATCCGCGCGGACCTGGCCTACAAGGCTTCGGGCGCCGAGGGCGACGGGGTGGTGACGTACGGCGAGTCGTACACCGTGCAGCCCTTCACCAACATGATGAACGTCGTGGACCTGACCGGCGCGCAGCTCATCACCGCGCTCCAGCAGCAGGTCAGCGGTCCGGTGAACGGCCCGAACCCGAAGATCCTGCAGATCTCCAAGGGGCTGACCTACACCCTCGACACGACGAAGACGGGCGCGGACCGGATCGTCGTGGACTCGGTCAAGCTGAACGGCGCGGCCATCGACCCGGCCAAGACCTACCGGGTCGCGATGAACGAGTTCCTCGCGGGCGGCGGTGACGGCTTCACCGTCCTGAAGGAGCACAAGAACAAGCTGGTGGGCGCGTCCGACCTGGACTGCTTCAACGCCTACCTGGCGAACCACTCCTCGGCGACGGCTCCGCTGGCGCCGCCGGTGGCGGACCGGATCACGGTCGTCCAGTAG
- a CDS encoding phosphatidylinositol-specific phospholipase C translates to MGMSEGWAMDRRGFLAGAAAVAAGVAVTGLSAPTASAKTLGALGTQDWMAGVPDSTPFQRMTIPGTHDSGARQGGLYVACQNTSIAEQLDSGIRFLDVRCRVTGGSFAIHHAAYFQNLMFGDVLVACWNFLAAHPSETVLMRVKQEYSEESDATFRAVFDDYLDHRGWRPLFRIADALPGSLGQARGKVVLLADNGGLPGLRYGDGSVFDIQDDYMAEPFAKRGKIEAQFRKSVQQPGRFFMNYTSTAAALPPRWNSDRLNPQVQSFVDGGELVGRTGLGIVPMDFPNTRSGLVGSLIRHNPA, encoded by the coding sequence ATGGGCATGAGCGAGGGATGGGCAATGGACCGGCGGGGGTTCCTGGCCGGGGCGGCCGCGGTGGCGGCGGGCGTGGCGGTCACCGGCCTGAGCGCGCCGACGGCCTCGGCGAAGACGCTCGGTGCGCTCGGGACGCAGGACTGGATGGCCGGGGTCCCCGACTCCACCCCCTTCCAGCGGATGACGATCCCCGGCACCCACGACTCGGGCGCCCGCCAGGGCGGCCTGTACGTCGCCTGCCAGAACACCTCCATAGCCGAGCAGCTCGACTCCGGGATCCGCTTCCTCGACGTGCGCTGCCGGGTCACCGGCGGCTCCTTCGCGATCCACCACGCCGCGTACTTCCAGAACCTGATGTTCGGGGACGTGCTCGTGGCCTGCTGGAACTTCCTGGCCGCGCACCCCAGCGAGACCGTGCTGATGCGCGTCAAGCAGGAGTACTCCGAGGAGAGCGACGCAACCTTCCGCGCCGTCTTCGACGACTACCTCGACCACCGCGGCTGGCGGCCGCTGTTCCGGATCGCCGACGCGCTGCCCGGCTCGCTCGGCCAGGCCCGCGGCAAGGTGGTCCTGCTCGCCGACAACGGCGGGCTGCCGGGCCTGCGCTACGGGGACGGGTCGGTCTTCGACATCCAGGACGACTACATGGCCGAGCCCTTCGCCAAGCGCGGCAAGATCGAGGCCCAGTTCCGCAAGTCCGTCCAGCAGCCCGGCAGGTTCTTCATGAACTACACGAGCACGGCGGCGGCCCTCCCGCCCCGCTGGAACTCCGACCGGCTCAACCCGCAGGTGCAGTCCTTCGTGGACGGCGGCGAGCTGGTCGGCCGGACCGGGCTGGGGATCGTCCCGATGGACTTCCCCAACACCCGCTCCGGACTGGTCGGTTCACTGATCCGTCACAATCCCGCCTGA
- a CDS encoding sensor histidine kinase, with protein MSPAAKFRGLPLRSRLALLVAVAVALAVAAVAGVSWIMVRAQLTDQLDRSLMSTNVSGQVLRSFREGSCVVRPPEPTQQIAGNLNATVQIVLADGTRCWLGGLGNLPVTKDDRAVAGDAGARPILHDVTTPDGVDMRVYTIQGNPGGAAFAVSIAKPLSDIDKPLSTLAWVLLLVAGVGVVGAGAAGLWVARTGLRPVDELTGVVEHIAHTEDLTVRIPDTGDDEIARLSRSFNSMTSALASSRDRQAQLIADAGHELRTPLTSLRTNIELLARSEDTGRAIPPQDRKELLASVKAQMTELASLIGDLQELSRPDAAAPGPLQVVALHEIAGSALSRARLRGPELTFTAELEPWYVRGEAPALERALVNILDNAVKFSPPGGAVEIALRGGELTVRDHGPGIPAEDLPHVFDRFWRSPSARALPGSGLGLSIVARTVQRTGGTAELRAAPGGGPGAEAVLRFPGAPAPPPRFPSDEEDPYAPRDGSGSGGIVTDQ; from the coding sequence ATGAGCCCGGCCGCCAAATTCCGCGGGCTGCCGCTGCGTTCGCGGCTGGCCCTGCTCGTCGCCGTCGCCGTGGCCCTGGCCGTGGCGGCGGTCGCGGGCGTGTCCTGGATCATGGTCCGCGCCCAGCTCACCGACCAGCTCGACCGCTCCCTGATGTCCACGAACGTCAGCGGACAGGTGCTCAGGTCCTTCCGGGAGGGCAGCTGCGTGGTGCGGCCGCCCGAGCCCACGCAGCAGATCGCGGGGAACCTGAACGCGACCGTGCAGATCGTCCTCGCCGACGGCACCCGGTGCTGGCTGGGCGGACTGGGCAACCTCCCCGTCACCAAGGACGACCGTGCGGTCGCGGGCGACGCGGGGGCCCGGCCGATCCTGCACGACGTGACGACCCCGGACGGCGTGGACATGCGCGTCTACACGATCCAGGGCAACCCCGGCGGAGCCGCCTTCGCCGTCTCCATCGCCAAACCGCTCTCCGACATCGACAAGCCGCTGTCCACCCTGGCCTGGGTGCTGCTGCTGGTCGCCGGGGTCGGCGTGGTCGGCGCGGGCGCGGCCGGGCTGTGGGTGGCCCGTACCGGCCTGCGGCCCGTCGACGAACTGACCGGCGTGGTCGAGCACATCGCCCACACCGAGGACCTCACCGTCCGCATCCCCGACACCGGGGACGACGAGATCGCCCGGCTCTCGCGCTCCTTCAACTCGATGACCAGCGCGCTCGCCTCCTCCCGCGACCGGCAGGCCCAGCTGATCGCCGACGCGGGCCACGAGCTGCGAACCCCGCTCACCTCGCTGCGCACGAACATCGAGCTGCTGGCCCGCAGCGAGGACACCGGCCGGGCCATCCCGCCGCAGGACCGCAAGGAGCTGCTCGCCTCGGTCAAGGCCCAGATGACCGAGCTGGCCTCCCTCATCGGCGACCTCCAGGAACTCTCCCGCCCCGACGCGGCGGCGCCCGGCCCGCTCCAGGTCGTCGCCCTGCACGAGATCGCGGGCAGCGCCCTGTCCCGGGCCCGGCTGCGCGGCCCCGAGCTGACCTTCACGGCCGAGCTGGAGCCCTGGTACGTCCGCGGCGAAGCCCCCGCCCTGGAGCGGGCCCTGGTCAACATCCTGGACAACGCGGTGAAGTTCAGCCCGCCCGGCGGCGCGGTCGAGATCGCGCTGCGCGGCGGCGAGCTGACCGTGCGGGACCACGGGCCCGGCATCCCCGCCGAGGACCTCCCGCACGTCTTCGACCGCTTCTGGCGCTCCCCGTCGGCCCGGGCCCTGCCCGGCAGCGGACTGGGCCTGTCCATCGTGGCCCGTACGGTGCAGCGCACCGGCGGCACCGCCGAGCTGCGGGCGGCGCCCGGCGGCGGGCCGGGCGCCGAAGCGGTGCTGCGCTTCCCGGGCGCGCCGGCCCCGCCGCCGCGGTTCCCCTCGGACGAGGAGGACCCGTACGCCCCTCGCGACGGGAGCGGCTCAGGCGGGATTGTGACGGATCAGTGA
- a CDS encoding response regulator transcription factor, translating into MNPAEGEARVLVVDDEPAVREALRRSLAFEGYGTETAVDGLDALDKAAAYAPDLIVLDIQMPRMDGLTAARRLRAAGSVTPILMLTARDTVGDRVTGLDAGADDYLVKPFELDELFARVRALLRRSSYAAPAGSADAAEDVLTFGDLRMDLATREVTRAGRAVELTRTEFTLLEMFLAHPRQVLTREQILKAVWGFDFEPSSNSLDVYVMYLRRKTEAGGEPRLVHTVRGVGYVLRATVSGDSGGPE; encoded by the coding sequence ATGAATCCCGCCGAAGGCGAAGCGCGCGTACTCGTCGTGGACGACGAACCGGCCGTCCGCGAGGCCCTGCGCCGCAGCCTCGCCTTCGAGGGATACGGCACCGAGACCGCCGTCGACGGCCTCGATGCCCTCGACAAGGCCGCCGCCTACGCCCCGGACCTGATCGTCCTGGACATCCAGATGCCCCGGATGGACGGCCTGACGGCGGCCCGGCGGCTGCGCGCCGCCGGATCCGTCACCCCGATCCTGATGCTGACCGCCCGCGACACCGTCGGCGACCGCGTCACCGGCCTCGACGCGGGCGCCGACGACTACCTCGTCAAGCCGTTCGAGCTGGACGAGCTGTTCGCCCGGGTCCGCGCCCTGCTGCGGCGCAGCTCGTACGCCGCCCCCGCGGGCTCCGCGGACGCCGCCGAGGACGTACTGACCTTCGGCGACCTGCGCATGGACCTGGCCACCCGCGAGGTGACCCGGGCCGGGCGGGCCGTCGAGCTGACCCGCACCGAGTTCACCCTGCTGGAGATGTTCCTCGCGCACCCGCGCCAGGTCCTCACCCGCGAGCAGATCCTCAAGGCCGTCTGGGGCTTCGACTTCGAACCCAGCTCCAACTCGCTGGACGTGTACGTGATGTACCTGCGCCGCAAGACCGAGGCGGGCGGCGAGCCCCGCCTCGTGCACACCGTCCGCGGGGTCGGCTACGTCCTGCGCGCCACCGTCTCCGGTGACAGCGGCGGGCCCGAATGA
- a CDS encoding S1C family serine protease, giving the protein MTDSFRREGDPQENGPHQDAPFGEAWQQGHDRLAHDARATGGAGAYPPPPVHPPTTPGAPYAAPAPGWFEAHQPQPPVPGDVHGATAPSAGHARPRRSFALIAAVAIAAAIIGGGTSAGIQQYLSHRGGSDGGVTGSNVSQSNIGTVSGVAEQVSPSVVRIDTTTAAGQGTGSGIVVTSDGEIVTNNHVVSGATEVQVTMSDGKKYKAKVVGTDPDKDLALIKLEGASGLKAAKFGNSDNLKVGDQVVAIGSPDRLTGTVTSGIVSALNRDVNVPKSEQQSPQNQRQQQGGGGGGWPFSYDGRQFNGNTGQNTTSYKAIQTDASLNPGNSGGALVNMNGEIVGMPSAIYSPSSDSSGAGSVGLGFAIPVNTIKGDLDSLRKGGAGGGDSGNGGNSSGTGNGFGTSY; this is encoded by the coding sequence ATGACCGACAGCTTCCGCCGCGAAGGCGACCCGCAGGAGAACGGCCCCCACCAGGACGCGCCCTTCGGCGAGGCCTGGCAGCAGGGTCACGACCGACTGGCGCACGACGCCCGGGCCACCGGCGGGGCCGGTGCGTACCCGCCGCCGCCCGTCCACCCCCCGACCACGCCCGGAGCGCCGTACGCGGCCCCCGCCCCCGGCTGGTTCGAGGCGCACCAGCCGCAGCCCCCGGTCCCCGGGGACGTCCACGGAGCGACCGCCCCCTCGGCCGGGCACGCCCGCCCCCGGCGTTCCTTCGCCCTGATCGCCGCCGTCGCCATCGCGGCGGCCATCATCGGCGGCGGCACCTCCGCCGGGATCCAGCAGTACCTCAGCCACCGCGGCGGCAGTGACGGCGGCGTCACCGGCTCCAACGTCTCGCAGTCCAACATCGGCACCGTCTCCGGCGTCGCCGAGCAGGTCAGCCCCTCCGTCGTACGGATCGACACGACGACCGCCGCGGGCCAGGGCACCGGCTCCGGCATCGTCGTCACCTCCGACGGCGAGATCGTCACCAACAACCACGTCGTCAGCGGCGCCACCGAGGTCCAGGTGACGATGAGCGACGGCAAGAAGTACAAGGCGAAGGTCGTCGGCACCGACCCCGACAAGGACCTCGCCCTGATCAAGCTGGAGGGCGCGAGCGGCCTCAAGGCGGCCAAGTTCGGCAACTCCGACAACCTCAAGGTCGGCGACCAGGTCGTCGCCATCGGCTCCCCGGACCGCCTCACCGGCACCGTCACCAGCGGCATCGTCTCGGCCCTGAACCGCGACGTGAACGTGCCCAAGTCGGAGCAGCAGTCCCCGCAGAACCAGCGACAGCAGCAGGGCGGGGGCGGCGGCGGCTGGCCGTTCTCCTACGACGGCCGCCAGTTCAACGGCAACACCGGCCAGAACACCACCTCGTACAAGGCCATCCAGACGGACGCCTCCCTCAACCCCGGCAACTCCGGCGGCGCGCTCGTCAACATGAACGGCGAGATCGTCGGGATGCCCTCCGCGATCTACTCCCCCTCCAGCGACAGCTCCGGCGCGGGCAGCGTCGGCCTCGGCTTCGCCATCCCGGTCAACACCATCAAGGGCGACCTCGACTCCCTGCGCAAGGGCGGCGCCGGGGGCGGCGACAGCGGCAACGGCGGGAACAGCAGCGGCACCGGAAACGGCTTCGGCACCTCCTACTGA